Proteins found in one Lutimonas zeaxanthinifaciens genomic segment:
- a CDS encoding FtsL-like putative cell division protein, whose product MSKVKQTLYNILKGKFLVDEDAKKNWGFIIFLTFLALLMITSSHQIDKKVQKISSLNKEKRKLYSEFVATRSDLMKLKMESSISKRLEEEGLYVSQIPPQKIKVIVNK is encoded by the coding sequence ATGTCGAAAGTCAAGCAAACCTTATACAATATCCTCAAAGGGAAGTTTTTGGTAGATGAGGACGCGAAAAAGAATTGGGGATTTATCATATTCCTCACCTTTCTGGCTTTGCTGATGATCACAAGTTCTCATCAAATTGACAAGAAGGTTCAAAAGATTTCCTCCCTTAATAAAGAGAAGCGAAAGCTTTATTCTGAATTTGTTGCCACCCGATCGGATCTGATGAAGCTGAAAATGGAATCCAGTATTTCAAAAAGACTGGAAGAAGAAGGGCTTTATGTGTCGCAGATTCCTCCTCAGAAAATCAAAGTGATTGTAAACAAGTAA
- the rsmH gene encoding 16S rRNA (cytosine(1402)-N(4))-methyltransferase RsmH, whose protein sequence is MMATMSYHDPVLLFESVDGLKIKPNGVYVDVTFGGGGHSTEILKRLGEEGRLFAFDQDEDAVKNELEDDRFVLINENFRFISRFLRFHGVKKVDGILADLGVSSHQFDSAERGFSTRFDAELDMRMNINDSLSAFEVINEYGEQELSNVLFQYGELRNSRVLAREIVQARSEEEIKTSFELKEVLKRYLPKAKEHKILAQIFQAVRIEVNQEMEVLKEFLVQTPELLVSGGRLSVISYHSLEDRLVKRFIQTGLFEGEPEKDFYGNVSVPFKKVGKLIVPTKEEIKKNNRARSAKLRIAEKN, encoded by the coding sequence ATGATGGCGACGATGAGTTATCATGACCCGGTCTTGCTCTTTGAAAGTGTTGATGGTCTAAAAATAAAGCCTAATGGGGTTTATGTGGATGTGACCTTCGGAGGGGGAGGTCATTCCACAGAAATTTTAAAAAGACTTGGGGAAGAAGGTAGGCTGTTTGCTTTTGATCAGGACGAAGATGCGGTGAAGAATGAATTGGAGGATGATCGTTTTGTGTTGATCAATGAGAATTTCAGATTTATTAGTCGGTTTCTCAGGTTTCACGGTGTGAAAAAGGTAGATGGCATTCTGGCAGACTTAGGAGTCTCATCACATCAGTTTGATAGTGCTGAAAGAGGCTTTTCGACTCGATTTGATGCCGAACTGGATATGAGGATGAATATAAATGATTCACTCTCTGCTTTTGAAGTAATTAATGAGTATGGGGAGCAGGAATTGTCAAATGTCTTGTTTCAGTATGGTGAGCTCAGGAATTCAAGAGTTTTAGCCAGAGAGATTGTTCAGGCGAGATCTGAGGAGGAAATAAAAACGAGTTTTGAGCTAAAGGAGGTATTGAAGAGGTATTTGCCAAAAGCAAAAGAGCATAAAATACTGGCTCAGATTTTTCAGGCTGTCAGAATAGAAGTCAATCAAGAGATGGAGGTGTTGAAAGAGTTTTTAGTCCAAACACCCGAATTGCTGGTTTCCGGAGGAAGATTAAGTGTGATTTCGTATCACTCACTCGAAGACAGGTTGGTAAAGCGATTTATTCAAACCGGATTGTTTGAAGGAGAGCCGGAAAAGGATTTTTACGGAAATGTAAGTGTTCCGTTTAAAAAAGTAGGGAAGTTAATCGTTCCTACAAAGGAAGAAATAAAGAAAAACAACAGGGCCCGAAGTGCCAAATTAAGAATAGCAGAGAAAAATTAA
- a CDS encoding division/cell wall cluster transcriptional repressor MraZ has translation MVNLIGTYECKSDVKGRLMLPSPLKKQLSSILQEGFVLKRSVFQPCLELYPMSEWNAMMAKVNKLNRFVKKNNDFIRRFTAGVKVIELDASGRMLIPKDLHMFSGITKEVVLSSSVNIIEIWDKDRYEKAIDDAAIDFADLAEDVMGNVNDGDDELS, from the coding sequence GTGGTAAATTTAATTGGAACATACGAATGTAAATCTGATGTCAAAGGACGTCTGATGCTGCCGTCTCCGCTTAAAAAGCAATTATCCAGCATACTACAGGAAGGATTTGTTTTAAAACGCTCAGTTTTTCAACCTTGTCTCGAGTTGTACCCGATGAGCGAATGGAATGCCATGATGGCCAAAGTGAATAAGTTAAATCGCTTTGTCAAAAAGAATAATGATTTTATAAGAAGGTTTACAGCGGGAGTAAAGGTTATAGAACTTGATGCTTCCGGTAGAATGCTTATCCCTAAGGATCTTCATATGTTCTCTGGAATCACCAAGGAGGTGGTTCTTTCTTCATCAGTGAACATTATAGAAATATGGGATAAGGACAGATATGAAAAAGCTATTGATGATGCTGCGATCGATTTCGCGGATCTTGCCGAGGATGTGATGGGTAATGTAAATGATGGCGACGATGAGTTATCATGA
- a CDS encoding alpha/beta fold hydrolase, translating into MKYTLKQENGYSYLESGEGTPLIILHGLMGNLSNFDGVFDHFSDLGYQVIMPELPIYTLPLLKTNVKNLSKFIKDFVKFKGLDKYILMGNSLGGHIALFHTKLNPKNVSGLVLTGSSGLYENSMGESYPKRGDYDYIKKKAQDVFYDPAIATKEVVDDVFETLNNRNKLIRTIAIAKSAIRHNMAKDLPEMNLPTCLIWGKNDTVTPPDVAEEFHKLLPNSELHWIDKCGHAPMMETPEEFNRLLEPWLTKNFKP; encoded by the coding sequence ATGAAATACACCCTCAAACAAGAAAATGGTTATTCTTATCTGGAATCCGGAGAAGGAACGCCTTTGATCATATTGCACGGACTCATGGGAAATTTGAGTAATTTCGATGGAGTTTTTGATCACTTTTCTGATTTGGGCTATCAGGTCATCATGCCTGAATTACCAATCTACACCTTGCCGCTTTTAAAGACCAACGTTAAAAATCTATCTAAGTTTATCAAAGACTTTGTAAAATTTAAAGGTCTTGACAAGTATATCCTGATGGGTAATTCACTTGGAGGGCATATTGCTCTTTTTCATACCAAACTGAACCCAAAAAATGTAAGTGGCCTTGTCCTTACAGGAAGTTCCGGACTCTATGAAAACTCCATGGGAGAAAGTTATCCTAAGAGAGGGGACTATGATTATATAAAGAAAAAGGCTCAGGACGTATTTTACGATCCTGCAATTGCAACAAAGGAAGTGGTTGATGATGTTTTTGAAACGCTGAATAACCGAAATAAACTTATCAGAACCATTGCAATAGCCAAGAGTGCAATTCGCCATAATATGGCCAAGGATCTGCCTGAAATGAACTTGCCGACCTGTTTGATCTGGGGGAAAAACGATACAGTGACACCTCCTGATGTCGCTGAAGAGTTTCATAAACTATTACCTAATTCTGAACTCCACTGGATAGATAAATGCGGACACGCGCCCATGATGGAAACTCCGGAAGAGTTTAACAGATTACTGGAGCCCTGGTTGACAAAAAACTTTAAACCCTGA
- the yihA gene encoding ribosome biogenesis GTP-binding protein YihA/YsxC: MKIKSAEFVISNTDVFKCPKENLPEYAFIGRSNVGKSSLINMLTDHKNLAKTSGKPGKTQLINHFIINKSWFLVDLPGYGYASVSKDKRKGFQKFIKDYFNKRMQLACTFVLIDSRHKPQKIDLEFMEYLGVNGIPFCIVFTKADKLNASSLPKNIEAYKKELLNTWEELPTYFISSSSDKRGRDDILSFIEDVNFQVTQKN, encoded by the coding sequence GTGAAGATTAAATCAGCGGAATTCGTTATCAGTAATACGGATGTTTTTAAATGTCCGAAGGAAAATCTGCCTGAATATGCATTTATTGGAAGATCGAATGTAGGTAAATCTTCCCTCATCAATATGCTTACTGATCATAAAAACCTTGCCAAAACCTCAGGAAAACCAGGTAAAACGCAGCTGATAAATCATTTTATTATCAATAAAAGCTGGTTTTTAGTGGATTTGCCGGGATACGGTTACGCTTCTGTTTCCAAAGACAAAAGAAAAGGATTTCAAAAATTCATCAAAGATTATTTTAATAAACGGATGCAGCTGGCTTGTACCTTTGTTCTGATCGACAGTCGTCATAAACCCCAAAAAATTGATCTGGAATTTATGGAGTATTTAGGTGTGAACGGAATTCCATTTTGTATTGTATTTACCAAAGCGGATAAACTTAATGCCTCCAGTCTGCCTAAAAATATCGAAGCCTACAAAAAGGAATTACTGAATACCTGGGAAGAATTGCCTACTTATTTCATCTCCTCTTCAAGTGATAAAAGAGGGAGGGATGATATCCTCAGTTTTATCGAAGATGTCAATTTCCAGGTTACTCAGAAGAATTAA
- a CDS encoding RluA family pseudouridine synthase — protein MKRSTKDNLQVLYEDNHLLVVNKRVGDIVQGDKTGDKPLSEVVKEYLAEKYQKPGKVFLGVVHRLDRPTTGIVIFARTSKALERMNKMLRDKKINKTYWALVEGVPDIKKDTLEHYLKKNPKNNKSTAFPKASTGTKKAILHYTVLLELDRYSLLEINLETGRHHQIRTQLSVIGNPIKGDLKYGSKRSNKDGGINLHAVKIDFLHPVKKEKISLEAPRPSEVLWEICDSKMLNS, from the coding sequence ATGAAACGCAGTACAAAAGATAATCTCCAGGTTCTTTATGAAGACAATCATTTGCTGGTGGTCAACAAGCGAGTTGGGGATATTGTTCAAGGTGATAAGACCGGAGACAAACCACTGAGCGAAGTGGTCAAGGAATATCTAGCCGAAAAATATCAGAAACCGGGAAAGGTATTTCTTGGCGTCGTTCATCGGCTCGACCGGCCTACAACAGGTATTGTGATCTTTGCCAGGACCAGTAAAGCCCTGGAGAGAATGAACAAAATGCTGCGGGATAAAAAAATCAATAAAACCTATTGGGCCCTAGTCGAGGGAGTTCCTGACATAAAGAAAGATACGCTGGAGCACTACTTGAAAAAGAATCCCAAAAACAACAAATCGACAGCCTTTCCGAAAGCTTCGACCGGTACTAAAAAAGCCATTTTACATTATACGGTTCTATTAGAACTTGATCGCTACAGTTTACTGGAAATCAATTTAGAAACGGGGAGGCATCACCAGATCAGGACTCAATTATCTGTAATCGGAAATCCCATAAAAGGGGATTTAAAATATGGCAGCAAAAGGTCAAACAAAGATGGAGGCATTAACCTTCACGCCGTAAAAATTGATTTTCTTCATCCGGTAAAAAAGGAGAAAATATCTTTGGAAGCCCCGAGGCCGTCCGAAGTTTTATGGGAAATCTGCGATTCAAAAATGCTGAATTCCTGA
- a CDS encoding carbohydrate porin translates to MFSKPDPLSKEKPCLTALVIFCVFSIAFSFTSSAQIQYQISTNKQVSIGSYGRAGVDWSFENGGSIGRRLNLNNMGSIGGRLEEQDYLEVAPNFNFTPKEGDDTIIYAQIRLSVYTTGVASFANSTSSSIGGLGFSMPEIFVEARNIKGSDVSIWAGSRLYRGPDVHIADHFYFNDHSGAGFGVEFKKTRLSTVFVASTDTTSTLPPYFYLNIKTGTPSAELRQRVVLVGEQDIDINENNAITLLGEFHRMADADGDVENDSIAELYNFPSDYGFVIGAKHQHKIKKLKSGSFNDFSLRYGTGIANGGDGGLSKTWLTYGAPDTIARNFQGAYSLALVNHTVLNFSDRYSLNGYVIFTNSKGAADTNGLSKTYFGREVYNRKIDFTVGVRNQHYLSDYFHLLTEVNYSQRKDGENPWASMLKFSVAPVYVPTGQRDVWARPHIRFVASAARYNDFAMESLYSPYLEATGPKRWGYYFGVKVEWWIWN, encoded by the coding sequence ATGTTCTCCAAACCAGACCCTTTATCTAAGGAAAAACCCTGTCTTACAGCACTTGTAATATTCTGTGTGTTCTCCATTGCCTTCAGCTTCACTTCCAGCGCTCAGATACAGTATCAGATATCAACCAACAAACAAGTTTCAATAGGATCATACGGAAGAGCTGGGGTAGACTGGTCTTTTGAGAATGGAGGTTCGATTGGCCGTAGGTTAAATCTCAATAATATGGGAAGTATTGGAGGCAGGTTGGAGGAACAGGATTATCTGGAGGTGGCGCCTAATTTCAATTTTACGCCAAAAGAGGGAGATGATACCATCATTTACGCTCAGATTAGATTATCTGTATATACCACAGGGGTGGCCAGTTTTGCCAACAGTACCTCTTCGAGTATTGGCGGCTTGGGATTTTCAATGCCTGAAATTTTTGTAGAAGCCAGAAATATCAAGGGTTCAGATGTTAGTATCTGGGCAGGTTCGAGGCTTTACCGAGGTCCCGATGTTCATATTGCTGATCACTTTTATTTCAATGATCATTCCGGAGCCGGGTTTGGAGTTGAATTTAAAAAGACACGATTGTCCACGGTATTTGTCGCTTCTACAGACACAACCTCTACACTACCACCCTATTTTTATCTGAATATTAAAACGGGTACACCAAGTGCCGAGCTCAGACAAAGAGTTGTTTTGGTTGGGGAGCAGGATATTGATATTAATGAAAATAATGCGATCACCTTATTGGGTGAATTTCACAGAATGGCAGACGCTGACGGTGACGTCGAAAATGACAGTATAGCGGAACTCTATAACTTTCCTTCCGATTACGGATTTGTCATTGGAGCAAAACATCAGCATAAAATAAAGAAACTGAAATCAGGTTCCTTTAATGATTTTTCCTTAAGATATGGAACAGGGATTGCCAATGGTGGTGATGGAGGATTGTCCAAAACCTGGCTTACTTACGGAGCTCCTGATACAATTGCAAGAAACTTTCAGGGAGCTTATTCCCTTGCCTTGGTGAATCATACGGTTTTAAATTTTTCAGATCGATACTCCCTCAATGGCTATGTGATTTTTACAAACAGCAAAGGAGCCGCAGACACGAACGGGCTTTCAAAAACGTATTTTGGGAGGGAGGTATACAATCGTAAAATCGATTTTACCGTTGGAGTAAGGAATCAGCATTACCTTTCAGATTATTTCCATTTACTTACAGAGGTCAATTATTCCCAGCGTAAGGATGGTGAGAACCCTTGGGCAAGTATGCTTAAATTTAGCGTAGCGCCGGTTTATGTTCCCACTGGTCAGCGGGATGTCTGGGCCAGGCCCCACATTCGATTTGTAGCTTCTGCCGCGAGGTATAATGATTTCGCCATGGAATCACTTTATTCTCCGTATCTGGAGGCAACGGGCCCTAAAAGATGGGGTTACTATTTTGGAGTAAAGGTTGAATGGTGGATCTGGAATTAA
- a CDS encoding NADP-dependent glyceraldehyde-3-phosphate dehydrogenase has translation MSIQTIFKDKKVPEEFDVPLKKNYDKYLLNGTIKTWKGKTSEVYSPIYTANGEGNYEPTLLGTLPVMGEKDALEALDAANEAFNNGTGSWPTMKVEERIKCVEKFAELMATKRDEVVNFIMWEIGKTLPDAQKEFDRTVDYIYDTIDELKELDRNCARVKLHSEVYAQIRRGPLGVVLCLGPYNYPLNETFCLLIPALIMGNTTVFKPAKFGVILITPLLEAFAEAFPKGVVNILFGRGREVATPIVKSGRVEVLALIGNSKSANALQSQHPKQNRLRLVLGLEAKNPAIVLPDTDMDLAVEECVLGSLSFNGQRCTALKMIFVHENIIETFNKKFVQRIEQLRCGLPWEDGVKLTPLPEPGKPEYIKDLIEDAVSKGAEIINDGGGDTHHSFVYPAVLYPVNEKMDVYHEEQFGPVIPILSFKDVQEPIDSIVNSNYGQQVSLFSKNSDTLAPLIDSLVNQVCRVNINSQCQRGPDVYPFVGRKDSAVSTLSVRAALRSFSIRTLVACKNNDLNKDILNDILDNNKSNFVSTNYIL, from the coding sequence ATGTCTATACAGACGATTTTTAAAGACAAAAAGGTGCCCGAAGAATTCGACGTGCCATTGAAAAAAAATTATGATAAATACCTGCTGAACGGTACGATCAAAACATGGAAAGGGAAAACCTCAGAGGTTTATTCACCGATCTACACGGCAAACGGAGAAGGTAATTATGAACCAACCTTGCTGGGTACGCTACCGGTAATGGGAGAAAAAGATGCCTTGGAAGCACTGGATGCTGCGAATGAAGCCTTTAACAACGGAACCGGTTCCTGGCCGACCATGAAAGTGGAGGAACGTATCAAATGTGTGGAAAAATTTGCGGAACTGATGGCGACCAAAAGAGATGAAGTAGTCAATTTTATCATGTGGGAAATTGGAAAGACCCTGCCTGATGCCCAGAAAGAGTTCGACAGGACCGTTGATTATATCTATGATACAATTGACGAATTGAAGGAGTTAGATCGTAACTGTGCCCGCGTAAAACTTCATAGCGAAGTCTATGCCCAGATTCGAAGAGGCCCTCTGGGGGTGGTACTGTGTCTTGGTCCCTATAATTATCCTTTGAACGAGACTTTTTGCCTTTTGATCCCTGCCTTGATTATGGGTAATACTACTGTTTTTAAGCCGGCAAAATTTGGTGTTATTCTGATCACTCCCTTATTAGAGGCGTTTGCGGAGGCATTCCCTAAAGGGGTAGTAAATATTTTGTTCGGTCGAGGAAGAGAAGTCGCAACTCCCATTGTGAAATCCGGAAGGGTAGAGGTGCTGGCCCTTATTGGGAACAGTAAATCTGCCAATGCGCTTCAGAGCCAGCACCCAAAACAGAACAGATTAAGACTGGTTCTGGGTCTGGAAGCAAAAAATCCTGCGATTGTCTTGCCTGATACCGATATGGATCTTGCTGTTGAAGAATGCGTGTTGGGTTCGTTGTCATTTAACGGACAGCGCTGTACCGCCCTAAAGATGATCTTTGTTCATGAGAACATCATAGAAACCTTTAACAAAAAATTCGTTCAAAGGATCGAACAATTAAGATGTGGACTACCATGGGAAGACGGGGTAAAACTCACGCCTCTTCCTGAGCCTGGAAAACCTGAATATATTAAAGATCTGATAGAAGATGCAGTTTCTAAAGGAGCCGAAATTATTAATGATGGAGGAGGAGATACACATCACAGTTTTGTATATCCGGCAGTACTTTATCCTGTAAATGAGAAGATGGATGTTTACCACGAAGAACAGTTTGGCCCGGTAATACCGATACTTTCGTTTAAGGATGTGCAGGAACCGATAGATTCAATTGTGAATTCAAATTATGGACAACAGGTTAGTTTGTTTAGTAAAAACTCTGACACACTCGCTCCATTGATCGACAGCCTTGTAAATCAGGTATGTCGTGTGAATATAAACAGCCAATGTCAGCGAGGGCCTGATGTATATCCTTTTGTGGGAAGGAAAGATTCGGCAGTAAGTACTCTGAGTGTTCGTGCAGCCTTAAGGTCTTTTTCCATCAGGACATTAGTTGCATGTAAGAATAATGATCTTAACAAGGATATTTTAAATGATATACTGGACAACAACAAATCAAATTTTGTCAGTACAAATTACATACTTTAA
- the ilvA gene encoding threonine ammonia-lyase IlvA yields MVKSFIHIDKIKEADRRIRDLVKHTPLIRMPNFSEKYEAEIFFKREDLQRVRSYKIRGAFNKIRSLVENGYVDTVVCSSAGNHAQGVAQVCNFLSIKGIIFMPTTTPQQKVQQVEMFGRDHIEIKLVGDTYDASYQVAREFSEANGYEFVHPFDDEKIIEGQGTVALEILKDIREPLDYILVPVGGGGLISGLISVLKQESPQTRIIAVEPEGAPSLKTSLNEGVNMTLNHIEKFVDGAAVKRMGDLPFSICKEGVDEVLIVPEGKICTTLLQLYNEKAIVVEPAGALSVAALDLIKDKIKGKRAACIISGGNNDISRMEEIKERSLLFEGVKHYFIVIFPQRAGALKEFVVNVLGETDDITYFEYTKKNSRARSSAVVGIELKNRTDFDPLLIRMKERGFFGEYLNDSPQLFQYII; encoded by the coding sequence ATGGTAAAATCCTTTATACATATTGATAAGATCAAAGAAGCGGATCGCAGGATCCGTGACCTGGTCAAGCACACCCCTTTAATTCGGATGCCGAATTTTTCAGAAAAGTATGAAGCAGAAATATTTTTTAAAAGAGAAGATTTACAACGTGTAAGATCTTACAAAATTCGTGGCGCATTCAATAAAATAAGGTCTCTTGTTGAAAATGGCTACGTTGATACAGTCGTGTGCTCGAGTGCCGGAAATCATGCTCAAGGGGTTGCTCAGGTATGTAATTTCCTTTCGATTAAAGGAATAATCTTCATGCCTACAACCACGCCCCAGCAAAAAGTGCAGCAGGTGGAGATGTTCGGAAGGGATCATATTGAAATAAAACTGGTTGGAGATACCTATGATGCTTCCTATCAGGTAGCTCGTGAATTTAGCGAAGCCAATGGATATGAGTTTGTGCATCCTTTTGATGATGAAAAAATTATCGAGGGCCAGGGAACGGTTGCCCTTGAAATTTTAAAGGATATCAGGGAGCCACTGGATTATATATTAGTCCCGGTCGGTGGAGGAGGGCTTATCTCCGGACTCATTAGCGTTTTAAAACAGGAAAGCCCCCAAACCAGGATTATTGCAGTTGAACCGGAAGGAGCACCGTCATTAAAGACCTCTCTCAATGAGGGCGTCAATATGACTTTAAATCATATTGAAAAATTTGTCGATGGAGCGGCAGTGAAGAGAATGGGGGATCTGCCTTTTTCAATCTGCAAAGAAGGAGTGGATGAGGTATTGATCGTTCCGGAGGGAAAAATTTGTACCACCTTGTTACAGTTGTACAATGAAAAGGCCATTGTTGTTGAACCGGCGGGAGCTTTGTCAGTGGCAGCTCTTGACCTTATCAAGGACAAGATAAAGGGAAAAAGAGCAGCCTGCATAATCAGTGGTGGAAACAACGATATCTCAAGAATGGAAGAGATTAAAGAAAGGTCGCTCTTATTTGAAGGTGTCAAACATTATTTCATCGTAATCTTCCCTCAGCGTGCAGGAGCCTTAAAAGAGTTTGTTGTAAACGTTTTAGGAGAGACTGATGACATCACCTATTTTGAGTACACAAAAAAGAACAGCAGGGCAAGAAGCTCGGCAGTTGTAGGGATCGAGCTTAAAAACCGGACAGATTTTGACCCCTTGCTAATCCGAATGAAGGAAAGAGGGTTTTTTGGAGAATATTTAAATGACAGCCCTCAATTGTTCCAGTATATCATCTGA
- the ilvC gene encoding ketol-acid reductoisomerase codes for MANYFNTLSLREQLAQLGKCRFMDSAEFTEGVSALKGKKVVIVGCGAQGLNQGLNMRDSGLDISYALRDGAIKEKRKSFKNASENGFAVGTYEEMVPSADLVCNLTPDKQHTSVVKAVMPLMKQGATLAYSHGFNIVEEGMQVRDDLTVIMVAPKSPGSEVREEYKRGFGVPTLIAVHNENDPQGRGLAEAKAYAVATGGDRAGVLESSFIAEVKSDLMGEQTILCGVLQTGSILCFDKMIEKGIDAGYASKLIQYGWETITEALKHGGITNMMDRLSNPAKVKAYALSEELKDIMRPLFNKHMDDIMSGHFSKTMMEDWANDDKNLLSWRAATGETAFEKTPAGDVEISEQEYFDNGVLMVAFVRAGVELAFETMTDAGIIDESAYYESLHETPLIANTIARKKLYEMNATISDTAEYGCYLFDHACKPLLTEFMKDIDTDVIGKTFGEGKGNGVDNQELIAINEALRYHPVEIIGSELRESMTAMIKIV; via the coding sequence ATGGCAAATTATTTTAATACACTTTCGCTTAGAGAACAGCTTGCTCAACTTGGAAAGTGCAGATTTATGGATTCTGCTGAATTCACTGAAGGAGTATCCGCTTTGAAAGGAAAAAAAGTGGTCATCGTAGGATGTGGAGCACAAGGATTGAATCAGGGATTGAACATGAGAGATTCAGGATTGGATATTTCTTATGCCTTAAGAGATGGGGCGATCAAAGAAAAGCGTAAGTCTTTCAAGAATGCATCTGAAAACGGTTTTGCAGTTGGGACTTATGAAGAAATGGTGCCATCTGCTGATTTGGTTTGTAATCTGACCCCAGATAAACAGCATACCTCTGTTGTTAAAGCGGTAATGCCGCTGATGAAACAAGGTGCCACACTAGCCTATTCACATGGTTTTAATATTGTAGAAGAAGGAATGCAGGTCAGGGATGACCTTACCGTAATTATGGTGGCTCCCAAAAGTCCTGGCTCGGAAGTGAGAGAAGAGTATAAAAGAGGTTTTGGGGTCCCTACCCTTATTGCGGTTCACAATGAAAACGATCCTCAGGGAAGAGGACTTGCCGAGGCCAAAGCCTATGCAGTTGCCACAGGGGGAGACAGAGCCGGAGTGCTTGAATCATCTTTCATTGCAGAAGTTAAGTCTGATCTGATGGGGGAACAGACTATTCTTTGTGGAGTACTTCAAACAGGTTCCATTTTGTGTTTTGACAAAATGATTGAAAAGGGTATTGACGCAGGATATGCCTCTAAGTTAATTCAATACGGATGGGAAACTATTACCGAAGCGTTGAAGCATGGGGGAATAACCAATATGATGGACCGTTTGTCAAACCCTGCCAAGGTCAAGGCCTACGCTTTGTCTGAAGAGTTAAAAGATATCATGAGGCCTTTGTTTAATAAGCATATGGATGATATCATGTCGGGTCATTTCTCAAAAACGATGATGGAAGACTGGGCTAATGATGATAAGAATCTTTTATCCTGGAGAGCCGCAACCGGCGAGACTGCTTTTGAAAAAACACCAGCTGGTGATGTTGAAATTTCAGAACAGGAGTATTTTGATAATGGTGTCCTAATGGTTGCTTTTGTAAGAGCAGGTGTTGAATTGGCTTTTGAAACGATGACCGATGCCGGTATCATTGATGAATCAGCTTATTACGAATCCTTGCATGAAACACCCTTAATAGCCAATACGATTGCTCGTAAGAAATTGTATGAGATGAATGCAACAATTTCTGATACGGCCGAATACGGATGTTATCTTTTTGACCATGCCTGTAAGCCGCTCTTGACAGAATTTATGAAAGATATTGATACAGATGTTATTGGAAAAACCTTTGGTGAAGGAAAGGGTAATGGGGTTGATAATCAGGAGTTGATCGCAATAAATGAAGCGCTTAGATACCACCCGGTTGAAATTATTGGATCTGAATTAAGAGAATCAATGACGGCAATGATCAAGATTGTTTAA
- the ilvN gene encoding acetolactate synthase small subunit, which yields MKVKKYTISVYSENNLGLLNKIATIFLKRHINIESLTVSSSEIEHVSRFIIVVEVTEEQVKKIIGQIEKQVEVIKAYYHTNEECIFLQSALFKIKSSLLFEERQIQNIIKNSNAQIVTVSPEFFVIEKSGRREEIDGLYNELAEYGIMQFVRSGRISVTKDEMKISELLKKQLN from the coding sequence ATGAAAGTTAAAAAATATACCATATCAGTTTATTCCGAAAATAATCTCGGATTGTTAAACAAGATCGCTACGATTTTCTTAAAGCGACATATTAACATAGAAAGCCTTACGGTATCCAGTTCAGAAATTGAACATGTTTCAAGATTTATTATTGTGGTTGAAGTGACCGAGGAACAGGTCAAAAAAATCATAGGCCAGATTGAGAAGCAGGTGGAGGTGATCAAAGCCTATTATCACACCAATGAGGAGTGCATCTTTCTGCAGTCCGCTTTGTTTAAGATCAAATCGAGTCTTCTTTTTGAAGAAAGACAGATCCAAAATATCATCAAAAACAGCAACGCACAAATTGTTACGGTTTCGCCTGAATTTTTTGTTATTGAGAAATCAGGCAGACGCGAGGAAATTGACGGCCTTTACAATGAACTGGCGGAATATGGAATCATGCAGTTTGTCCGCTCAGGAAGAATTTCTGTGACTAAGGACGAAATGAAAATATCAGAACTATTAAAAAAACAATTAAACTAA